Proteins encoded together in one Impatiens glandulifera chromosome 1, dImpGla2.1, whole genome shotgun sequence window:
- the LOC124922367 gene encoding cytochrome P450 78A5-like: MSSLTHRKLANLSQTLKAGPLMAFSVGFTRFVISSDPGSAKDILSSSAFADRPIKESAYELLFNRAMGFAPFGEYWRELRRISATYMFSPKKIACAEGFRKNICHQMITQVKTQMDLKGDVEIKQVLHYGSLNNMMMTVFGKYYDFGENGDGLELEGFVSEGYKLLGTFNWSDHFPILGWLDVQGVRRRSRKLVSKVDGFVRKIIDDHSMVTDQDNNHGYFVDVLLDLERENKITRSDMVAVLWEMIFRGTDTVAILLEWILARLVLHPDIQAKALAEIETTIGSSRAVMESDIPNLPYLQAIVKETLRMHPPGPLLSWARLAIHDTHVGQYFVPAGTTAMVNMWAIAHDKGIWSEPEEFRPERFIEQDVSVMGSDMRLAPFGSGRRVCPGKTMGLATVHIWLAVLLQNFEWTSKDDVDLTEVLKMSMEMKNPLVCKAVARVF; this comes from the exons AAGGCAGGTCCACTAATGGCCTTTTCGGTTGGGTTCACCCGTTTCGTTATTTCAAGTGATCCGGGTTCGGCTAAGGACATTCTCAGTAGTTCTGCCTTCGCTGATCGTCCCATTAAGGAATCCGCTTACGAGCTCTTGTTTAATCGGGCAATGGGATTTGCTCCCTTTGGAGAATACTGGAGAGAGCTAAGAAGGATTTCAGCTACTTACATGTTTAGCCCGAAGAAAATAGCTTGTGCTGAAGGATTCCGTAAGAACATCTGTCATCAGATGATCACACAA GTAAAAACACAAATGGATCTAAAAGGGGATGTTGAGATCAAGCAAGTTCTTCACTATGGTTCATTGAATAACATGATGATGACTGTTTTTGGAAAGTATTATGATTTTGGTGAAAATGGGGACGGTTTGGAATTAGAGGGATTTGTTAGTGAAGGATACAAGTTACTAGGGACATTCAATTGGAGCGATCATTTCCCGATTCTAGGTTGGCTTGATGTTCAAGGTGTGAGAAGGAGAAGTAGGAAACTAGTTTCTAAAGTGGATGGGTTTGTTAGAAAGATCATAGACGATCACAGCATGGTTACTGATCAGGACAATAATCATGGATACTTTGTTGATGTTCTTCTTGATCTTGAGAGAGAGAACAAGATCACCCGATCTGATATGGTCGCTGTTCTATGG GAAATGATCTTCAGAGGAACAGATACTGTTGCAATTCTATTagaatggattctagcaagacTAGTTCTTCATCCAGACATTCAAGCCAAAGCTCTCGCCGAAATTGAAACAACTATTGGCTCTTCAAGGGCGGTAATGGAATCTGATATCCCAAACCTGCCATACCTCCAAGCCATCGTAAAAGAGACTCTAAGAATGCACCCTCCAGGCCCCCTCCTTTCATGGGCTCGTCTTGCAATCCACGACACACATGTTGGGCAGTACTTTGTCCCTGCAGGGACCACGGCCATGGTGAATATGTGGGCCATAGCACATGACAAAGGAATTTGGTCGGAGCCAGAAGAGTTCAGGCCAGAGAGATTCATTGAACAGGATGTGTCTGTCATGGGGTCTGACATGAGGCTCGCCCCTTTTGGTTCAGGAAGGAGGGTATGTCCCGGGAAAACTATGGGTCTAGCTACCGTTCATATTTGGTTGGCTGTGCTTCTTCAGAACTTTGAGTGGACCTCTAAGGATGATGTGGATTTGACTGAGGTTCTCAAGATGTCCATGGAAATGAAGAATCCCTTGGTGTGTAAAGCTGTTGCAAGGGTTTTTTGA
- the LOC124922368 gene encoding cytochrome P450 78A5-like, whose protein sequence is MSSLTHRKLANLSQTLKAGPLMAFSVGFTRFVISSDPGSAKDILSSSAFADRPIKESAYELLFNRAMGFAPFGEYWRELRRISATYMFSPKKIACAEGFRKNICHQMITQVKTQMDLKGDVEIKQVLHYGSLNNMMMTVFGKYYDFGENGDGLELEGFVSEGYKLLGTFNWSDHFPILGWLDVQGVRRRSRKLVSKVDGFVRKIIDDHSMVTDQDNNHGYFVDVLLDLERENKITRSDMVAVLWEMIFRGTDTVAILLEWILARLVLHPDIQAKALAEIETTIGSSRAVMESDIPNLPYLQAIVKETLRMHPPGPLLSWARLAIHDTHVGQYFVPAGTTAMVNMWAIAHDKGIWSEPEEFRPERFIEQDVSVMGSDMRLAPFGSGRRVCPGKTMGLATVHIWLAVLLQNFEWTSKDDVDLTEVLKMSMEMKNPLVCKAVARVF, encoded by the exons ATGAGTTCTTTGACTCATAGAAAACTTGCAAACCTTTCTCAGACCTTAAAGGCAGGTCCACTAATGGCCTTTTCGGTTGGGTTCACCCGTTTCGTTATTTCAAGTGATCCGGGTTCGGCTAAGGACATTCTCAGTAGTTCTGCCTTCGCTGATCGTCCCATTAAGGAATCCGCTTACGAGCTCTTGTTTAATCGGGCAATGGGATTTGCTCCCTTTGGAGAATACTGGAGAGAGCTAAGAAGGATTTCAGCTACTTACATGTTTAGCCCGAAGAAAATAGCTTGTGCTGAAGGATTCCGTAAGAACATCTGTCATCAGATGATCACACAA GTAAAAACACAAATGGATCTAAAAGGGGATGTTGAGATCAAGCAAGTTCTTCACTATGGTTCATTGAATAACATGATGATGACTGTTTTTGGAAAGTATTATGATTTTGGTGAAAATGGGGACGGTTTGGAATTAGAGGGATTTGTTAGTGAAGGATACAAGTTACTAGGGACATTCAATTGGAGCGATCATTTCCCGATTCTAGGTTGGCTTGATGTTCAAGGTGTGAGAAGGAGAAGTAGGAAACTAGTTTCTAAAGTGGATGGGTTTGTTAGAAAGATCATAGACGATCACAGCATGGTTACTGATCAGGACAATAATCATGGATACTTTGTTGATGTTCTTCTTGATCTTGAGAGAGAGAACAAGATCACCCGATCTGATATGGTCGCTGTTCTATGG GAAATGATCTTCAGAGGAACAGATACTGTTGCAATTCTATTagaatggattctagcaagacTAGTTCTTCATCCAGACATTCAAGCCAAAGCTCTCGCCGAAATTGAAACAACTATTGGCTCTTCAAGGGCGGTAATGGAATCTGATATCCCAAACCTGCCATACCTCCAAGCCATCGTAAAAGAGACTCTAAGAATGCACCCTCCAGGCCCCCTCCTTTCATGGGCTCGTCTTGCAATCCACGACACACATGTTGGGCAGTACTTTGTCCCTGCAGGGACCACGGCCATGGTGAATATGTGGGCCATAGCACATGACAAAGGAATTTGGTCGGAGCCAGAAGAGTTCAGGCCAGAGAGATTCATTGAACAGGATGTGTCTGTCATGGGGTCTGACATGAGGCTCGCCCCTTTTGGTTCAGGAAGGAGGGTATGTCCCGGGAAAACTATGGGTCTAGCTACCGTTCATATTTGGTTGGCTGTGCTTCTTCAGAACTTTGAGTGGACCTCTAAGGATGATGTGGATTTGACTGAGGTTCTCAAGATGTCCATGGAAATGAAGAATCCCTTGGTGTGTAAAGCTGTTGCAAGGGTTTTTTGA